The Streptomyces spororaveus genome includes a region encoding these proteins:
- a CDS encoding DUF6458 family protein: MGIGGCIGLIVVGAILTFASDWEMESVNLDLVGLIMMAVGGIGLAVYTSIYKRRRAAGAIPVVEEHRRDVI, from the coding sequence ATGGGCATCGGCGGATGCATAGGCCTGATCGTGGTGGGCGCCATCCTCACCTTCGCCAGCGACTGGGAGATGGAGAGCGTCAACCTCGACCTGGTCGGTCTGATCATGATGGCGGTGGGCGGGATCGGCCTCGCCGTCTACACCAGCATCTACAAGCGGCGCCGGGCGGCGGGCGCGATCCCCGTGGTGGAGGAACACCGCCGGGACGTCATCTGA
- the gmd gene encoding GDP-mannose 4,6-dehydratase, with product MGKTALITGVTGQDGSYLAELLLSKGYTVHGLVRRSSSFNTERVDHIYQDPQTANRSFVLHHADLSDGVALVNLLRDIRPDEVYNLGAQSHVRVSFDAPLYTGDVTGLGALRLLEAIRASGVDTRIYQASSSEMFGATPPPQNEATPFHPRSPYGAAKVFAYWTTVNYREAYDMFAVNGILFNHESPRRGETFVTRKITRAVARIKAGLQDHLYLGNLDAVRDWGYAPEYVDAMWRMLQQDEPTDYVVATGVAATVREFVESSFTHAGLDWTDHVRYDAKYERPSEVDALIGDASKAHDLLGWKPTVLVAELAQIMVDADIRQVEDQLAGVTVRIDR from the coding sequence ATGGGCAAGACCGCACTGATCACCGGAGTCACGGGACAGGACGGCTCGTACCTCGCCGAGCTCCTGCTCTCCAAGGGCTACACGGTGCACGGGCTGGTGCGGCGGTCCTCCAGCTTCAACACGGAGCGGGTCGACCACATCTACCAGGACCCGCAGACCGCCAACCGGTCCTTCGTCCTGCACCACGCCGACCTCTCCGACGGCGTCGCCCTCGTGAACCTGCTCCGTGACATACGCCCCGACGAGGTCTACAACCTCGGCGCGCAGTCCCACGTCCGCGTCTCCTTCGACGCCCCGCTCTACACGGGCGACGTGACCGGCCTCGGCGCGCTGCGGCTGCTGGAGGCGATCCGGGCCAGCGGTGTCGACACCCGCATCTACCAGGCCTCGTCCTCCGAGATGTTCGGTGCCACCCCGCCCCCGCAGAACGAGGCGACCCCGTTCCACCCGCGCAGCCCGTACGGCGCCGCGAAGGTCTTCGCGTACTGGACCACGGTGAACTACCGCGAGGCGTACGACATGTTCGCCGTCAACGGGATCCTCTTCAACCACGAGTCCCCGCGCCGCGGCGAGACCTTCGTGACCCGCAAGATCACCCGCGCGGTGGCCCGCATCAAGGCCGGCCTCCAGGACCACCTCTACCTCGGCAACCTCGACGCGGTGCGCGACTGGGGCTACGCCCCCGAATACGTCGACGCCATGTGGCGGATGCTCCAGCAGGACGAGCCCACCGACTACGTCGTCGCCACCGGTGTGGCCGCGACCGTCCGCGAGTTCGTCGAGTCCTCCTTCACGCACGCCGGCCTCGACTGGACCGACCACGTCCGCTACGACGCCAAGTACGAGCGCCCGAGCGAGGTGGACGCCCTCATCGGCGACGCCTCCAAGGCCCATGACCTGCTTGGCTGGAAGCCGACGGTCCTGGTGGCCGAGCTGGCGCAGATCATGGTCGACGCCGACATCCGTCAAGTCGAGGACCAACTGGCGGGTGTGACGGTCCGTATCGATCGCTGA
- a CDS encoding glycosyltransferase translates to MRVLHAVTLHSPSHAFGGPVRVALNLAKGLSARGHQARLLALGEGFEEWPTSVEGVPARLFPARRLLPLGFSGMTSPALLASAGRLVRDADVVHVHLARDLVTLPVALAALRAGKPLVLQTHGMVDPSEKLLAKVLDAVAVRRLLRGADAVLYLTPHEREGLDAVVGAPPLAQAVRLVNGTPAQEERPAPEGAPRVLYSARLQARKRPVDFVDAAPAVLAAHPDAHFVVAGPDEGELASVRARIGALGLTDRFTVPGALSSAEVLAELRRAHVYVLPSVDEPFPMSVLEALAVGVPTVVTHSNGLARDIARTGAGRAVDPGPAGVSAAVLDLLAPAANREASLSARKLAAESFSMDAVLDTLLPVYEAALHGEAAPRG, encoded by the coding sequence GTGAGAGTCCTGCACGCCGTCACGCTGCATTCCCCGTCGCACGCCTTCGGCGGACCCGTCCGGGTCGCGCTGAACCTGGCGAAGGGACTGTCGGCCCGGGGCCACCAGGCGCGGCTGCTCGCGCTGGGCGAGGGGTTCGAGGAGTGGCCGACCTCCGTGGAGGGCGTTCCGGCGCGGCTGTTCCCGGCGCGCCGCCTGCTCCCCCTCGGCTTCAGCGGGATGACCTCGCCGGCGCTGCTGGCCTCGGCCGGGCGGCTGGTGCGGGACGCCGACGTCGTGCACGTCCACCTGGCCCGGGACCTGGTGACGCTGCCGGTGGCCCTGGCGGCGCTGCGGGCGGGCAAGCCGCTGGTGCTGCAGACCCACGGCATGGTGGACCCGAGCGAGAAGCTGCTGGCGAAGGTGCTGGACGCGGTGGCGGTACGCCGGCTGCTGCGCGGCGCGGACGCGGTGCTGTACCTGACCCCGCACGAGCGGGAGGGGCTGGACGCGGTGGTCGGCGCGCCGCCCCTGGCGCAGGCGGTGCGCCTGGTCAACGGGACCCCGGCGCAGGAGGAGCGGCCCGCGCCGGAGGGGGCGCCGCGCGTCCTGTACTCGGCGCGCCTGCAGGCCCGCAAGCGGCCGGTGGACTTCGTGGACGCGGCCCCGGCCGTCCTCGCCGCGCACCCGGACGCGCACTTCGTGGTCGCGGGCCCGGACGAGGGCGAACTGGCCTCCGTACGGGCCCGGATCGGGGCGCTGGGCCTCACCGACCGGTTCACGGTCCCGGGAGCGCTGTCCAGCGCGGAGGTCCTGGCGGAGCTGCGGCGGGCCCACGTGTACGTCCTGCCGTCGGTGGACGAGCCGTTCCCCATGTCGGTACTGGAAGCCCTCGCCGTGGGCGTCCCCACGGTCGTGACCCACTCCAACGGCCTGGCCCGCGACATCGCCCGCACCGGCGCCGGCCGTGCGGTCGACCCCGGCCCGGCGGGCGTGTCCGCCGCCGTCCTGGACCTCCTGGCCCCGGCGGCGAACCGCGAGGCCTCGCTGTCGGCCCGCAAGCTGGCCGCGGAGTCCTTCTCCATGGACGCGGTCCTCGACACGCTGCTGCCGGTCTACGAGGCGGCGCTGCACGGTGAGGCGGCGCCGCGCGGGTGA
- a CDS encoding GDP-L-fucose synthase family protein codes for MTSSLPLLPPNARVFVAGHRGLVGSAVARRLTADGHEVLTRGRADLDLRDAAATAAYLKDVRPDAVVLAAAKVGGIMANSTYPVQFLEENLQIQLSVIGGAHAAGVGRLLFLGSSCIYPKLAPQPIREDALLTGPLEPTNEAYALAKIAGIVQVQSYRKQYGASYISAMPTNLYGPGDNFDLETSHVLPALVRRFHEAAAEGRDEVTLWGSGTPRREFLHVDDLAAACAVLLNTYDGDEPVNIGCGEDLTIRELAETVAEVTGFRGRLAWDTSKPDGTPRKLLDVSRLTSLGWKPAVPLRDGIAATYKWWREQS; via the coding sequence ATGACAAGTTCGCTGCCGCTCCTGCCCCCGAACGCCCGCGTCTTCGTCGCGGGCCACCGCGGCCTCGTGGGGTCCGCGGTCGCCCGCCGGCTCACCGCCGACGGCCATGAGGTGCTCACCCGGGGCCGCGCCGACCTCGACCTGCGCGACGCCGCCGCGACCGCCGCGTACCTGAAGGACGTCCGCCCGGACGCCGTGGTGCTGGCCGCCGCCAAGGTCGGCGGGATCATGGCCAACAGCACCTACCCGGTGCAGTTCCTGGAGGAGAACCTGCAGATCCAGCTCAGCGTGATCGGCGGCGCCCATGCCGCCGGCGTGGGCCGGCTGCTGTTCCTCGGCTCCTCCTGCATCTACCCGAAGCTGGCGCCGCAGCCGATCCGCGAGGACGCCCTGCTGACCGGCCCGCTGGAGCCGACCAACGAGGCCTACGCCCTCGCGAAGATCGCCGGCATCGTCCAGGTCCAGTCGTACCGCAAGCAGTACGGGGCCTCGTACATCTCGGCCATGCCGACGAACCTCTACGGCCCGGGCGACAACTTCGACCTGGAGACCTCGCACGTCCTGCCGGCGCTCGTCCGGCGCTTCCACGAGGCCGCCGCCGAGGGCCGCGACGAGGTCACGCTGTGGGGATCGGGCACCCCGCGCCGGGAGTTCCTGCACGTGGACGACCTGGCCGCGGCCTGCGCCGTGCTGCTGAACACCTACGACGGCGACGAGCCCGTCAACATCGGCTGCGGCGAGGACCTGACCATCAGGGAACTGGCCGAGACGGTCGCCGAAGTGACCGGCTTCCGGGGCCGGCTCGCGTGGGACACGTCCAAGCCCGACGGGACCCCGCGCAAGCTGCTGGACGTGAGCCGCCTGACGTCGCTCGGCTGGAAGCCCGCGGTCCCGCTGCGGGACGGCATCGCCGCCACGTACAAGTGGTGGCGCGAGCAGAGCTGA
- a CDS encoding sugar transferase codes for MRHVHIPAQRVAVAAREPLAPARRLGDKARWYRPAAVAADFFGAAVPVGLVFDAAQQVRPVYCALAAAVAWTGVQALRRRYATRALGESRGVLPVVHDWLILIGVLAVARVVTEEATPRLSALGALLPALLITIAVHKLTYRHLSAARREAQAVSRVLVVGEPDAAEDVIAHLAARTDHPYVVVGVVPVGAGPLASGVPVAARLDGSAPEAPNGDSAAVLGAVASHHADLVLVAPGVRITGERLRRIAWALHDTGLELAVFPGLVEVSVKRLETLSAGGLAVLRVAPPVSRGVQTLLKSALDRVGAAAGLLLLSPVLLGIVLAIRLGSRGPAFYRQRRIGRDGVPFVMWKFRTMVVDADALKAELSGSNENDGLMFKMRRDPRVTRVGRLLRRTSLDELPQLVNVLIGNMSLVGPRPPLPEEVAEYDEVELRRLTVRPGMTGLWQISGRSDLSWDETIQLDLQYVDNWSFTSDVDVMGRTLRAVVDGRGAY; via the coding sequence ATGAGGCATGTCCATATTCCTGCGCAAAGAGTGGCCGTGGCGGCCAGGGAGCCCCTTGCGCCCGCACGGCGCCTCGGGGACAAGGCCCGCTGGTACCGCCCGGCCGCCGTCGCCGCCGACTTCTTCGGCGCCGCCGTCCCCGTAGGACTCGTCTTCGACGCCGCGCAGCAGGTCCGGCCCGTCTACTGCGCCCTGGCCGCCGCCGTGGCGTGGACCGGGGTGCAGGCGCTGCGCCGGCGCTACGCGACCCGGGCCCTCGGGGAGTCCCGCGGTGTGCTGCCCGTCGTACACGACTGGCTGATTCTGATCGGCGTCCTGGCCGTGGCGCGTGTGGTGACCGAAGAGGCCACCCCCCGGCTGTCCGCCCTCGGGGCCCTGCTGCCCGCTCTGCTCATCACCATCGCCGTCCACAAACTGACGTACCGCCACCTCTCGGCCGCCCGCCGCGAGGCCCAGGCCGTCAGCCGGGTCCTCGTCGTCGGCGAGCCCGACGCGGCCGAGGACGTCATCGCGCACCTCGCCGCCCGCACCGACCACCCCTACGTCGTCGTCGGCGTGGTCCCGGTCGGCGCCGGGCCGCTCGCCAGCGGCGTGCCCGTGGCGGCGCGGCTCGACGGATCGGCCCCCGAGGCCCCGAACGGCGACTCCGCGGCCGTGCTCGGCGCCGTCGCCAGCCATCACGCCGACCTGGTGCTGGTGGCCCCCGGCGTACGGATCACGGGGGAGCGGCTGCGCCGCATCGCCTGGGCCCTGCACGACACGGGTCTGGAACTCGCCGTCTTCCCCGGGCTGGTGGAGGTCTCCGTCAAGCGGCTGGAGACCCTGTCCGCGGGCGGGCTCGCCGTACTGCGGGTGGCGCCGCCCGTCAGCCGCGGGGTGCAGACCCTGCTCAAGTCCGCCCTGGACCGGGTCGGAGCCGCGGCCGGACTGCTGCTGCTCTCCCCGGTCCTCCTGGGGATCGTCCTGGCCATACGCCTCGGTTCGCGCGGCCCGGCCTTCTACCGGCAGCGGCGGATCGGGCGCGACGGGGTCCCGTTCGTCATGTGGAAGTTCCGCACGATGGTGGTGGACGCCGACGCGCTCAAGGCCGAGCTGTCCGGGTCCAACGAGAACGACGGCCTGATGTTCAAGATGCGCCGCGACCCCCGGGTGACCCGGGTGGGCCGGCTGCTGCGCCGCACGTCGCTGGACGAGCTGCCGCAGCTCGTCAACGTACTGATCGGCAACATGTCGCTGGTCGGCCCGCGTCCGCCGCTTCCGGAGGAGGTGGCGGAGTACGACGAGGTCGAGCTGCGCCGGCTCACCGTGCGGCCCGGGATGACGGGACTGTGGCAGATCAGCGGAAGGTCCGACCTGTCGTGGGACGAGACGATCCAGCTTGACCTGCAGTACGTCGACAACTGGTCCTTCACCAGCGATGTCGACGTGATGGGCCGTACGCTCCGCGCCGTCGTAGACGGTCGCGGAGCATACTGA
- a CDS encoding lipopolysaccharide biosynthesis protein: MIETNRPAAAPADDEPDLLRDQFRQLLRYRRLIGAGIGIGLLGGVYLGISTADTYVATADVVLRAPTDDPFNPSLAPDKAINIGSERQVALSSSIANEAAKKLGVSSSGFAALRSGLQVTNPPQTMVLRFTYTASSPKEAAKRANAMTEAYLLKRQESLDATRDKMVKGYKEQRDPVAKQLDELSKEIARMPAGAGRDAASSSKTDLQSEVGGYNGKITKLEALDMTPGRVTSAATAPPGADGPGILMSLALGAAVGLALGLLAAWVRLVFDPAPRSEGDVARALRAPVLGYLPRDRTGGGPLLAAGEADPRLAEEYRSVAFRLAYDSRFADRRRLLVVAPRGSSETAAAVAVNLAASFAETGKDVLLIEADLRTPVLASQLPTDAGGRPRWSQTPGSPTPGGRHSDTEWPDGRQLVVDAGESGSFDLIPGERARNVPRALTSARATRLISEADSPNSTVVVLAPPVLSYADALALVDRVDGVLVVADPRAVHRSDLSRIRELISGAGGTVLGAVLHAPLPGEKRGRKDKSGPAPTGPAGGPGTQGGAGRPVSQPQPIPYERAEPEQHIPGDGTDTVALRTVRMGRR, encoded by the coding sequence GTGATCGAGACGAACCGCCCTGCAGCGGCACCGGCCGACGACGAACCCGATCTCCTCAGAGATCAGTTCCGGCAGCTCCTGCGCTACCGCAGGCTCATCGGCGCGGGCATCGGGATCGGTCTGCTGGGCGGCGTCTACCTCGGCATCTCCACGGCCGACACCTATGTCGCGACCGCCGACGTCGTCCTGCGGGCGCCCACCGACGACCCGTTCAACCCGAGCCTCGCCCCGGACAAGGCGATCAACATCGGCTCGGAGCGCCAGGTCGCGCTCAGCTCCTCCATAGCCAACGAGGCGGCGAAGAAGCTCGGCGTGTCCTCGTCCGGCTTCGCCGCCCTGCGCAGCGGTCTGCAGGTCACCAACCCGCCGCAGACCATGGTGCTGCGCTTCACCTACACGGCGTCCTCCCCCAAGGAGGCGGCCAAGCGCGCCAACGCGATGACCGAGGCGTACCTGCTCAAGCGGCAGGAGTCCCTCGACGCCACCCGCGACAAGATGGTCAAGGGCTACAAGGAGCAGCGCGACCCGGTCGCCAAGCAGCTCGACGAGCTCTCCAAGGAGATCGCCCGGATGCCGGCCGGTGCCGGGCGCGACGCGGCCAGCTCCTCCAAGACCGACCTGCAGAGCGAGGTCGGCGGCTACAACGGCAAGATCACCAAGCTCGAAGCCCTCGACATGACCCCGGGCCGCGTCACCAGCGCCGCGACCGCGCCCCCCGGAGCCGACGGCCCCGGCATCCTGATGTCGCTCGCGCTCGGAGCCGCCGTGGGTCTCGCGCTCGGCCTGCTGGCCGCCTGGGTCCGGCTCGTCTTCGACCCGGCGCCGCGCTCCGAGGGCGACGTGGCCCGGGCCCTGCGCGCGCCCGTACTCGGCTACCTGCCCCGGGACCGGACGGGCGGCGGACCGCTGCTCGCCGCCGGCGAGGCCGATCCCCGCCTCGCCGAGGAGTACCGCTCGGTGGCCTTCCGGCTCGCCTACGACTCCCGCTTCGCCGACCGGCGCCGCCTGCTCGTGGTCGCCCCGCGCGGCAGCAGCGAGACCGCCGCCGCCGTGGCCGTGAACCTCGCCGCCTCCTTCGCCGAGACCGGCAAGGACGTCCTGCTCATCGAGGCCGACCTGCGCACCCCGGTACTGGCCAGCCAGCTGCCGACGGACGCCGGCGGCCGGCCGCGCTGGAGCCAGACCCCGGGCAGCCCGACCCCGGGCGGACGCCACTCGGACACCGAATGGCCCGACGGACGCCAGCTCGTCGTGGACGCCGGGGAGTCCGGCTCCTTCGACCTGATCCCGGGCGAACGCGCCCGCAACGTCCCGCGCGCGCTGACCTCCGCCCGCGCCACCCGGCTGATCTCCGAGGCCGACTCCCCCAACTCCACGGTCGTCGTGCTCGCGCCGCCCGTGCTCTCCTACGCCGACGCCCTCGCCCTCGTCGACCGCGTCGACGGCGTCCTGGTCGTCGCCGACCCGCGCGCGGTGCACCGCAGCGACCTGTCCCGGATCCGCGAGCTGATCAGCGGCGCCGGCGGCACCGTGCTCGGCGCGGTGCTGCACGCACCGCTGCCCGGCGAGAAGCGCGGCCGCAAGGACAAGTCCGGCCCGGCCCCCACCGGCCCCGCCGGCGGCCCCGGGACCCAGGGCGGGGCCGGTCGGCCGGTTTCGCAGCCCCAGCCGATCCCGTACGAGAGGGCCGAGCCCGAACAGCACATCCCCGGTGACGGCACCGACACCGTCGCGCTGCGCACCGTCCGCATGGGCCGCAGATGA
- a CDS encoding WcaF family extracellular polysaccharide biosynthesis acetyltransferase has protein sequence MRDLPSFTLAGYDKGRGLLTQALWFAVMNTVFMAWFCPARLRVALLRAFGAKIGEGVLIRHRVRVLWPWKLTVGDHTWIGEGAWLLNLEPVTIGANVCVSQEAVLCTGSHDHRAADFRYRNAPIVVEDGAWVAVRATVLAGVTVGRCAVAGAGAVVHRDLPALTLQTQDGQRRPVEEPK, from the coding sequence TTGCGTGATCTTCCTTCCTTCACGCTGGCCGGGTACGACAAGGGGCGCGGGCTGCTGACGCAGGCGCTCTGGTTCGCCGTCATGAACACGGTCTTCATGGCCTGGTTCTGTCCGGCGCGGCTGCGCGTGGCTCTGCTGCGCGCCTTCGGGGCGAAGATCGGCGAGGGCGTGCTGATCCGGCACCGGGTCCGCGTGCTGTGGCCGTGGAAGCTCACCGTCGGGGACCACACCTGGATAGGCGAGGGCGCCTGGCTGCTGAACCTGGAGCCGGTGACCATCGGGGCGAACGTGTGCGTCTCGCAGGAAGCCGTGCTGTGCACCGGCTCGCACGACCACCGCGCCGCCGACTTCCGCTACCGCAACGCCCCGATCGTGGTCGAGGACGGCGCGTGGGTGGCGGTACGGGCGACCGTGCTCGCCGGGGTCACGGTGGGCCGGTGCGCGGTCGCGGGTGCCGGTGCGGTGGTCCACAGAGACCTTCCCGCACTGACCCTGCAGACCCAGGACGGGCAGCGCCGCCCGGTGGAGGAGCCCAAGTGA
- a CDS encoding CBM96 family carbohydrate-binding protein — MRRSRGLTAALVLSLAGAGTGIGLVLMPQASAITAPVAFTADELPTWQTNGVVWAMAQANGTVFAGGTFSAVRPPEGAAGAEQNAVNFVALDAATGNPTSCKLAFTIGEGTATVRTLVVSKDKKTLYAGGSFGAVNGTPVSSLAAIDIASCTPKASFHPSFPATVRALAVTDDTLYAGGDFTTVEGQQRERFAAVDASSGALKPFVANVDEPGRAVEVTPDGKNVLLGGDFFTVNGSNSHALAVVNAGTGAVTKTYSNIPSNSVVKDISTDDTGFYTGHEGSGGGVFDGRIGLRLSDFTEKWRDRCLGATQFVLPYEGVLYSSSHGHDCSTELEFPDGKRNFLLAQPTNHEGAAPAPVDGFVRGPGKLGWHPTANDGMDGTEGIGPRVMAVAEKNDVKYMWVGGEFTLINGKPQWGLTRFASTGDVGAPTTPVASAASVKPGEVQVRWRTSYDADDSKLTYRIYRNGSATPAATVTASSLEWQRPQASWNDTTVKAGQSYTYRVTATDAAGNTSALSAVASVTVPTSVQAYPNQVRADGAQLYWRYDDTVSPYVADTSNGGNTSGVQINTPALRQTPGAVSGSSTAMGFNGTSQQVHSDRRQTVGNTFTIETWFKTNTTRGGKLIGFGNNTSRNSGQYDRQLYMTNTGRLVFGVHNGSTRTVSTGLFETYNDNKWHHVVGTQGPGGITLYVDGQAKDSLNANSTGTYAGYWHVGGDNLAGWPTRPTSNFFAGQIDETAVYPSALTGAQVKSHFDLAKAATDTVSTVKTTEDTYINQGAPSTAYGTSTSLAVRGSGSLYETYMRFTLPAAPAGQVLKSASLQIKTSTQANSGTADTVKVVPVTGNWTGAGTTFNTKPTLGTTPLGSIAGVPEGSAVHNVELDTAAVSAALGTNYGLGLTSTGTDPLWIWSAEATAAEGTPQLVLTFGTK; from the coding sequence ATGCGTAGATCCAGAGGGCTGACTGCCGCCCTCGTACTGTCACTGGCCGGTGCGGGCACCGGTATAGGCCTGGTGCTGATGCCGCAGGCATCCGCCATCACGGCTCCGGTGGCATTCACCGCCGACGAGCTGCCGACCTGGCAGACGAACGGCGTCGTCTGGGCGATGGCCCAGGCCAACGGCACCGTCTTCGCCGGCGGTACCTTCTCGGCCGTCCGCCCGCCCGAGGGCGCGGCAGGCGCGGAGCAGAACGCCGTGAACTTCGTGGCGCTCGACGCCGCGACCGGCAATCCCACCTCCTGCAAGCTGGCCTTCACCATCGGCGAGGGCACGGCGACCGTGCGGACGCTCGTCGTCTCGAAGGACAAGAAGACCCTCTACGCGGGCGGATCCTTCGGCGCCGTCAACGGCACCCCGGTCTCCAGCCTCGCGGCGATCGACATCGCGAGCTGCACCCCCAAGGCATCGTTCCACCCGAGCTTCCCCGCCACCGTGCGCGCGCTCGCCGTCACCGACGACACCCTCTACGCGGGTGGCGACTTCACCACCGTCGAGGGCCAGCAGCGCGAGCGGTTCGCCGCCGTGGATGCGTCCTCCGGCGCGCTGAAGCCCTTCGTCGCGAACGTCGACGAGCCGGGCCGCGCGGTCGAGGTCACCCCCGACGGCAAGAACGTGCTCCTCGGCGGCGACTTCTTCACCGTCAACGGCTCCAACAGCCACGCCCTCGCCGTGGTCAACGCCGGCACGGGCGCGGTCACCAAGACGTACAGCAACATCCCCTCGAACTCGGTCGTCAAGGACATCTCCACCGACGACACCGGCTTCTACACCGGTCACGAGGGTTCCGGCGGCGGCGTCTTCGACGGCCGCATCGGTCTGCGCCTGAGCGACTTCACCGAGAAGTGGCGTGACCGCTGCCTCGGCGCCACCCAGTTCGTCCTGCCGTACGAGGGCGTGCTCTACAGCTCCTCGCACGGGCACGACTGCTCCACCGAGCTGGAGTTCCCCGACGGGAAGCGCAACTTCCTGCTGGCCCAGCCGACCAACCACGAAGGCGCCGCCCCCGCGCCCGTGGACGGCTTCGTGCGCGGCCCGGGCAAGCTCGGCTGGCACCCCACGGCCAACGACGGCATGGACGGCACCGAGGGCATCGGCCCGCGCGTCATGGCCGTGGCCGAGAAGAACGACGTCAAGTACATGTGGGTCGGCGGTGAGTTCACCCTCATCAACGGCAAGCCGCAGTGGGGCCTGACCCGCTTCGCCTCCACCGGCGACGTCGGCGCCCCGACCACCCCGGTGGCCAGCGCCGCGAGCGTCAAGCCCGGTGAGGTCCAGGTCCGCTGGCGCACCAGCTACGACGCGGACGACAGCAAGCTGACGTACCGCATCTACCGCAACGGCTCGGCCACCCCGGCCGCCACCGTCACCGCCAGCTCGCTGGAGTGGCAGCGTCCCCAGGCCTCCTGGAACGACACCACGGTCAAGGCCGGCCAGTCGTACACCTACCGGGTGACCGCGACCGACGCCGCCGGCAACACCAGCGCCCTGTCGGCCGTCGCCTCGGTGACCGTCCCGACCTCGGTCCAGGCCTACCCGAACCAGGTCCGCGCGGACGGCGCCCAGCTGTACTGGCGCTACGACGACACGGTCAGCCCCTACGTCGCCGACACCTCCAACGGTGGCAACACCAGCGGTGTCCAGATCAACACCCCGGCCCTGCGCCAGACGCCCGGCGCGGTCTCCGGCAGCAGCACGGCGATGGGCTTCAACGGGACCAGCCAGCAGGTGCACAGCGACCGCCGTCAGACGGTCGGCAACACGTTCACCATCGAGACCTGGTTCAAGACGAACACCACGCGCGGCGGCAAGCTGATCGGCTTCGGCAACAACACCTCGCGCAACAGCGGCCAGTACGACCGCCAGCTCTACATGACCAACACCGGCCGCCTCGTCTTCGGCGTCCACAACGGCTCGACCCGCACCGTCTCCACGGGCCTGTTCGAGACGTACAACGACAACAAGTGGCACCACGTGGTCGGCACCCAGGGCCCCGGCGGCATCACGCTGTACGTCGACGGCCAGGCCAAGGACTCGCTCAACGCCAACAGCACCGGTACCTACGCGGGCTACTGGCACGTCGGCGGTGACAACCTCGCCGGCTGGCCCACCCGCCCGACGAGCAACTTCTTCGCCGGCCAGATCGACGAGACGGCCGTCTACCCGTCGGCGCTCACCGGGGCCCAGGTCAAGAGCCACTTCGACCTGGCCAAGGCGGCCACCGACACGGTCTCCACGGTCAAGACGACCGAGGACACCTACATCAACCAGGGCGCCCCGAGCACCGCCTACGGCACGTCCACCTCGCTCGCCGTGCGCGGCAGCGGCTCGCTGTACGAGACGTACATGCGCTTCACCCTCCCGGCCGCCCCGGCCGGCCAGGTCCTGAAGTCCGCCTCGCTGCAGATCAAGACGAGCACCCAGGCGAACTCCGGCACCGCCGACACCGTCAAGGTGGTCCCGGTCACCGGCAACTGGACCGGCGCGGGCACGACCTTCAACACCAAGCCCACCCTCGGCACCACCCCGCTCGGCAGCATCGCGGGCGTGCCGGAGGGCTCCGCGGTCCACAACGTGGAGCTGGACACCGCCGCGGTCTCCGCGGCGCTGGGCACCAACTACGGCCTGGGCCTGACGAGCACGGGCACCGACCCGCTGTGGATCTGGTCCGCCGAGGCCACGGCGGCGGAGGGCACTCCGCAGCTGGTCCTCACCTTCGGCACGAAGTAA